In one window of Photobacterium leiognathi DNA:
- the cyoC gene encoding cytochrome o ubiquinol oxidase subunit III, producing the protein MTTEVKHTFEPNVAAQSHGGHDHDDHDHHDYAGDTIFGFWIYILSDCLLFGTLFAVFAVFSNSFAGQIEPTELFNLTFVACETALLLLSSFTFGMAMLKANKEDMKGMLKWLGITFALGLSFLVMELYEFWHFSNEGATFHSSAYWSSFYALVATHGLHVFAGLIWMIVLFFHFKRDGFSEDNKTRLACLSLFWHFLDVIWICVFSVVYLMGVL; encoded by the coding sequence ATGACTACAGAAGTTAAACATACATTTGAACCAAACGTCGCTGCTCAGTCACATGGCGGTCATGATCACGATGATCATGACCATCATGATTACGCAGGCGATACGATCTTTGGTTTCTGGATTTATATCCTTAGTGACTGTTTGTTATTCGGTACGCTTTTCGCAGTGTTTGCCGTTTTCTCAAACAGCTTTGCTGGACAAATTGAACCAACTGAACTGTTCAACTTAACCTTCGTTGCTTGTGAAACTGCCCTACTTCTTCTAAGTAGTTTCACTTTTGGCATGGCGATGCTTAAGGCAAATAAAGAAGACATGAAGGGCATGCTCAAATGGTTGGGCATTACCTTTGCGCTCGGTTTGTCTTTCTTAGTAATGGAGCTTTATGAGTTCTGGCATTTTAGTAATGAAGGTGCCACTTTCCACAGCAGTGCATACTGGTCATCTTTCTATGCACTTGTTGCAACGCACGGTCTTCACGTATTTGCAGGCCTGATTTGGATGATTGTTCTATTTTTCCACTTCAAGCGTGATGGTTTTTCTGAAGACAATAAAACGCGTCTAGCTTGTCTGAGCTTATTCTGGCACTTCCTAGATGTTATTTGGATCTGTGTATTCAGCGTTGTTTACTTGATGGGGGTATTGTAA
- the cyoB gene encoding cytochrome o ubiquinol oxidase subunit I, which yields MFGKLNWDVIPYTDPVILPVMLGAILGGLALVAAITYYGKWKHLWEQWLTSVDHKKIGIMYIIVAAVMLFRGFADAFMMRTQQAAATINGTGYLPPEHYDQIFSAHGVIMIFFVAMPFVVGLMNIIVPLQIGARDVAFPFLNSLSFWLFVVGAILINMSLFIGEFAATGWLAYPPLSGMEYSPWVGVDYWLWALQISGIGTLLICVNFVVTIIRMRAPGMKLMQMPVFTWTSLCANALIVLAFPILTVTLTLLTLDRYIGTHFFTTDMGGNVMMYVNLIWAWGHPEVYILILPAFGIFSEITATFSRKRLFGYVSLVWATAVIMILSFVVWLHHFFTMGAGASVNAFFGIATMIISIPTGVKIFNWLFTMYKGRVEFSASMWWTIAFLITFTIGGMTGVMLAVPAANFVLHNSLFVIAHFHNVIIGGALFGYFAGFTYWFPKATGFKLDEKLGKLSCVLWTVGFFVTFMPIYVLGFSGMTRRLNVADNPEWAPLLWISAFGVFIIASGIATQFYQVYVSIRDRKKNLDLTADPWDGRTLEWATSSPPAFYNFATLPKIHDRDEHHYAKENGLAYKAPERYKRIHMPKNTWAGVVISAFALTLGFAFVWHIWWMVIASGVGILASWIAYSFERNKDYYVEVAEVEAIERAHLARVYGEQDSTSEENKDEDQDEDDSSDLKPVTA from the coding sequence ATCTTCGGCAAACTAAATTGGGATGTGATTCCATATACAGACCCGGTCATATTACCTGTTATGCTAGGTGCCATTCTTGGTGGACTAGCACTTGTGGCTGCAATCACTTATTACGGTAAGTGGAAGCATTTGTGGGAACAATGGTTGACTTCCGTCGACCATAAGAAAATAGGTATCATGTACATCATTGTTGCGGCAGTGATGCTTTTCCGTGGTTTTGCTGACGCCTTCATGATGCGTACTCAACAAGCAGCGGCAACCATCAATGGAACTGGTTATCTACCTCCAGAGCACTACGACCAAATCTTTAGTGCCCATGGTGTAATCATGATTTTCTTCGTTGCCATGCCATTCGTGGTTGGTTTGATGAATATCATCGTTCCACTTCAAATTGGTGCACGTGACGTAGCCTTCCCATTCTTGAACTCTTTGAGCTTCTGGCTATTTGTTGTTGGTGCCATTCTGATTAACATGTCACTGTTTATCGGTGAATTTGCTGCAACTGGTTGGCTTGCTTACCCACCATTATCAGGTATGGAATACAGCCCTTGGGTAGGTGTCGACTACTGGCTATGGGCGCTACAGATATCTGGTATCGGTACCCTACTGATCTGTGTTAACTTCGTTGTGACCATTATTCGCATGCGTGCACCAGGTATGAAACTGATGCAAATGCCTGTGTTTACATGGACATCACTATGTGCAAACGCACTGATTGTTTTGGCTTTCCCAATTCTGACAGTAACGTTAACGCTACTAACACTTGACCGTTACATTGGCACCCATTTCTTCACTACAGATATGGGCGGTAACGTAATGATGTACGTTAACCTTATCTGGGCTTGGGGTCACCCTGAAGTATACATTCTGATTTTACCTGCTTTCGGTATCTTCTCAGAAATCACAGCGACATTCTCACGTAAGCGTCTATTCGGCTATGTATCACTTGTGTGGGCAACAGCCGTTATCATGATTCTGTCATTCGTGGTATGGCTACACCACTTCTTCACCATGGGTGCAGGGGCAAGTGTTAACGCTTTCTTCGGTATTGCTACGATGATTATCTCTATTCCAACCGGGGTTAAGATATTCAACTGGCTATTTACCATGTACAAAGGCCGCGTTGAGTTTTCAGCGAGCATGTGGTGGACAATTGCATTCCTAATTACCTTCACCATTGGTGGTATGACAGGTGTAATGCTTGCAGTTCCAGCAGCGAACTTCGTACTTCACAACAGCTTATTCGTTATCGCTCACTTCCATAACGTAATTATCGGTGGTGCGCTATTCGGTTACTTTGCAGGTTTCACTTACTGGTTCCCGAAAGCAACGGGTTTCAAGCTAGACGAAAAACTAGGCAAGCTTTCTTGTGTTCTTTGGACTGTCGGCTTCTTCGTAACCTTCATGCCAATTTACGTTCTAGGTTTCAGTGGTATGACACGTCGTCTAAATGTTGCTGATAACCCTGAGTGGGCACCACTACTTTGGATCTCTGCATTTGGCGTATTCATCATTGCATCGGGTATTGCGACTCAGTTCTACCAAGTTTACGTAAGTATTCGTGACCGTAAGAAGAACCTTGATCTTACTGCTGACCCTTGGGATGGACGTACGCTTGAGTGGGCAACATCTTCGCCACCAGCGTTCTACAACTTCGCGACGCTACCTAAGATTCATGACCGTGATGAGCACCACTATGCGAAAGAGAACGGTTTAGCGTACAAAGCACCTGAACGTTACAAGCGCATTCATATGCCGAAGAATACTTGGGCAGGTGTTGTAATCAGCGCATTTGCATTAACCCTTGGTTTTGCTTTTGTATGGCACATCTGGTGGATGGTAATCGCTAGTGGTGTTGGTATTTTAGCCTCATGGATTGCATACAGCTTTGAGCGCAACAAAGACTACTACGTTGAAGTTGCTGAAGTTGAAGCAATTGAGCGTGCACATCTAGCACGTGTTTATGGCGAACAAGATTCGACTAGCGAAGAAAACAAAGACGAAGATCAGGATGAAGATGATTCGTCTGACCTAAAACCTGTTACGGCATAG
- a CDS encoding MarR family winged helix-turn-helix transcriptional regulator produces MDKHEEVLIALRQIIRAIDLHSRKLNKNAGLTGPQLVLMRAIKASGEEVTIRQLSNNTNMSQATATTILDRLEKRGLVVRKRSQLDKRKVHTHLTEEGNALLDKAPLPLQDSFISQYQELEDWEQSLLLSSVQRISTMMNAEHLDVAPLLEVGSITQQEKTKSELEE; encoded by the coding sequence ATGGACAAGCACGAAGAAGTTCTGATTGCTCTTCGACAAATTATTCGCGCTATCGATCTGCATTCACGAAAACTGAATAAAAACGCAGGTTTAACGGGGCCACAATTAGTGTTGATGCGTGCCATTAAAGCATCAGGCGAAGAAGTGACTATTCGTCAGCTTTCTAATAACACCAACATGAGCCAAGCAACAGCGACCACCATTTTAGATCGACTAGAAAAACGTGGCTTAGTGGTTCGTAAACGTAGCCAGCTAGATAAGCGTAAAGTGCACACGCATCTAACAGAAGAAGGCAATGCCCTGTTAGACAAAGCACCGCTACCGTTGCAAGACAGTTTTATTTCCCAATACCAAGAGTTGGAAGATTGGGAACAATCGCTACTGCTTTCTTCTGTTCAGCGAATCTCAACCATGATGAACGCCGAGCATTTAGATGTTGCACCACTGCTTGAAGTGGGAAGCATTACTCAGCAAGAAAAAACCAAAAGCGAATTAGAAGAATAA
- the cyoA gene encoding ubiquinol oxidase subunit II — MKITRSRKVGITILAILSVTLLTFLFTSSNMVLFDSKGSIGQAQSSLIITSVLLMAIIIVPVLLMSVYFPYKYRHSNKDAEYKPNWEHSTKIEVIVWAVPCLIILALGWITYQTSYSLDPRKEIASEQKPLTIQVVAMNWKWLFIYPEEQIATVNEIALPVNRPVRFLVTSDTTMNSFFIPQLGSQVYAMAGMENRLHLMAEEKGVYRGISANYSGFGFTNMKFKAHAVDNADFDQWVQKVKSSDKVLNDSSYGVLTANAKEQIKTAHPVTYFASVDPLRFKDIIEKHAGVQNGL; from the coding sequence ATGAAGATAACACGCAGCAGGAAAGTTGGGATAACGATCCTTGCAATATTATCAGTAACACTCTTAACGTTCCTATTTACTAGCAGTAACATGGTTCTATTCGATTCAAAAGGCTCGATTGGTCAAGCCCAATCTTCACTGATCATTACATCAGTACTTTTGATGGCTATAATCATCGTTCCTGTTTTGCTAATGTCTGTGTATTTCCCTTACAAATACCGTCATAGCAATAAAGATGCGGAATATAAACCTAACTGGGAACACTCTACAAAAATTGAAGTGATTGTTTGGGCTGTTCCTTGCTTAATCATTCTTGCGCTAGGTTGGATCACTTATCAAACCTCATATTCTCTCGACCCACGTAAAGAAATAGCCTCAGAACAAAAGCCATTAACTATTCAAGTTGTTGCGATGAATTGGAAATGGCTCTTTATATATCCGGAAGAGCAAATAGCTACGGTTAATGAGATTGCATTGCCTGTTAACCGCCCAGTCAGATTCTTAGTTACATCTGACACTACGATGAATTCATTCTTCATCCCACAACTTGGCAGCCAGGTATATGCAATGGCTGGGATGGAAAATAGACTTCACCTTATGGCAGAAGAGAAAGGTGTTTACCGCGGTATTTCTGCGAACTATAGCGGTTTTGGTTTTACCAACATGAAGTTCAAAGCACACGCAGTAGATAATGCCGACTTTGACCAATGGGTTCAAAAAGTTAAATCATCCGACAAAGTATTAAACGACAGTAGCTATGGCGTGCTAACAGCAAATGCTAAAGAGCAAATTAAAACAGCTCACCCTGTGACTTATTTTGCTTCAGTCGATCCTCTTCGATTCAAAGATATCATTGAAAAACACGCGGGAGTCCAAAATGGCTTATAA
- a CDS encoding imelysin family protein codes for MTKTFTRSLIAVALFSLPAVAQAATTKQDVVTHYADLAHSVYSDALTTAQTLDKAIAALVANPSEQTLSAAREAWKASRVPYQQSEVFRFGNGIVDDWEGQLNAWPLDEGLIDYVAKDYQHELGNEGANANIISNKKINVGNKEIDVAKITPELIADLNELGGSEANVASGYHAIEFLLWGQDLNGTDSGAGDRKFTDFVKGEGCTNGNCDRRADYLTASSQLLINDLQWMEKQWSATEAKNYRSELLAESADNGLRKMLFGMGSLSLGELAGERMKVALEANSTEDEHDCFSDNTHNSHYYNEQGIFNVYTGSYTRVNGEVLTGPSIHDLVAEKDKKAAAEIKAEFVQARAQLQTLVDSAEKENQHFDQLIAAGNKAGNALVNKSIMALVKQTAEIEKAASIIGVSNLNPDTADHQF; via the coding sequence ATGACTAAAACATTTACTCGCTCACTCATTGCTGTCGCTCTATTTTCTCTACCTGCTGTTGCTCAAGCAGCTACCACCAAACAAGATGTTGTGACTCACTATGCCGATCTTGCTCATAGTGTGTATAGCGATGCGCTAACAACGGCACAAACATTAGATAAGGCGATTGCGGCATTGGTTGCTAACCCTTCTGAACAAACACTTTCAGCAGCCCGTGAAGCGTGGAAAGCCTCTCGCGTTCCTTACCAACAATCTGAAGTATTCCGTTTTGGTAACGGTATTGTGGATGATTGGGAAGGGCAATTAAACGCATGGCCGTTAGATGAAGGTTTGATTGATTACGTGGCTAAAGATTATCAACATGAGCTTGGTAATGAAGGCGCAAACGCAAACATTATTTCTAATAAAAAGATTAATGTGGGTAATAAGGAAATTGATGTTGCGAAAATCACGCCTGAATTAATTGCTGATCTTAACGAATTGGGTGGTTCAGAAGCAAACGTGGCATCTGGCTATCATGCGATTGAGTTCCTACTATGGGGACAAGATCTTAACGGTACAGATAGCGGTGCTGGCGATCGTAAATTCACTGATTTTGTGAAAGGCGAGGGTTGTACTAATGGCAACTGTGATCGTCGTGCTGATTACTTGACTGCATCTTCTCAGCTATTGATTAACGATCTGCAATGGATGGAGAAACAGTGGTCTGCAACTGAGGCGAAAAACTACCGTAGCGAGTTATTAGCGGAATCTGCGGATAACGGTTTACGTAAAATGCTGTTTGGTATGGGTTCATTGTCGCTAGGGGAATTGGCGGGTGAGCGTATGAAAGTGGCATTAGAAGCAAACTCGACAGAAGATGAGCACGATTGTTTTTCTGATAACACGCACAACTCTCACTACTACAACGAGCAAGGGATCTTTAACGTTTATACCGGTAGTTACACCCGTGTAAATGGTGAGGTGCTAACTGGCCCAAGTATCCACGATTTAGTGGCTGAGAAAGATAAAAAAGCAGCGGCTGAAATTAAAGCGGAATTTGTACAAGCACGCGCTCAACTTCAAACATTGGTTGATTCTGCTGAGAAAGAGAACCAACACTTTGATCAGTTAATTGCAGCAGGTAATAAAGCTGGCAATGCTTTGGTGAATAAGTCGATTATGGCGTTAGTAAAACAAACGGCTGAAATTGAAAAAGCGGCAAGCATTATTGGCGTGAGCAACTTAAATCCAGATACTGCTGATCATCAGTTCTAA